Proteins from one Podospora pseudoanserina strain CBS 124.78 chromosome 1, whole genome shotgun sequence genomic window:
- a CDS encoding hypothetical protein (MEROPS:MER0037714; COG:F; COG:Q; EggNog:ENOG503NU83) has translation MGDIGFSTAAVSETRPPAKNKIFLGTFIHSKTLSELEYLHNAAVAVDSLGTIVAVSPDTDIAKAKSTLLPQLNWPSDDTDMVVAKAGQFFFPGFIDTHLHASQYPNVGLFGNSTLLDWLNTYTFPLEASLSSLPKAQKVYSRVIRKTLSHGTTTAAYYATIDVPATNLLADLCLSSGQRALIGRVCMDQLGPSYYLDESPAESLAKTKQCIDHVLSKDPKMELITPIITPRFAPACSAPLMKELGQLAKETDLPVQTHISENKNEIALVASLFPDAGDSYAEVYDTFGLLTPRTILAHAVHLTEKEADLVTERKSKVSHCPCSNSAITSGAARVRWLLDKGIEVGLGTDMSGGYSPSVLEAARHAVLVSRHICMDEGKSEERDKLSVEEVLYLATRGGAKVVGMEDKIGGLEVGMEWDAQLVGLHEVDEEEEEEGNVDVFGWESWEEKIAKWVYNGDDRNTKKVWVRGRLVHERK, from the coding sequence ATGGGGGATATCGGCTTCTCCACCGCTGCCGTGAGCGAGACAAGGCCACCAGCGAAGAACAAGATCTTCCTTGGCACTTTCATCCACTCCAAGACTCTCAGCGAACTCGAGTATCTTCACAATGCCGCCGTAGCAGTTGACAGTCTCGGCACCATTGTCGCTGTCTCCCCGGACACCGACATCGCCAAGGCCAAAAGcacactcctcccccagctgAACTGGCCCTCTGATGATACCGACATGGTTGTCGCCAAAGCCGGCCAGTTCTTTTTCCCCGGCTTCATCGACACCCACCTCCATGCCTCGCAGTATCCCAACGTTGGCCTCTTTGGCAACTCGACCCTCCTGGACTGGTTGAACACTTACACTTTCCCCTTGGAGGCGTCTTTATCCTCGCTCCCAAAAGCCCAAAAGGTCTACTCCCGTGTCATCCGCAAGACACTTTCTCACGGCACAACCACTGCGGCGTACTATGCCACCATTGACGTCCCCGCCACCAATCTCCTGGCAGATTTGTGCCTCTCTTCTGGCCAGCGCGCCCTGATCGGGAGAGTATGCATGGATCAACTTGGCCCATCCTACTACCTCGACGAATCCCCAGCGGAATCCCTCGCCAAAACAAAGCAGTGCATCGATCACGTCTTGTCCAAAGACCCAAAGATGGAGCTaatcacccccatcatcaccccccgTTTCGCACCCGCTTGTTCGGCCCCCCTGATGAAGGAGCTAGGCCAACTAGCAAAAGAAACCGACCTCCCTGTTCAGACACACATCAgtgaaaacaaaaacgagATAGCCCTCGTGGCGAGTCTATTCCCAGACGCAGGGGATAGCTACGCAGAGGTGTACGACACGTTTGGGCTGCTGACGCCAAGAACGATCCTGGCGCATGCGGTGCACctgacagaaaaagaagcggaTTTGGTCAcggagaggaagagcaaAGTCAGCCATTGCCCTTGCTCCAACTCGGCGATTACCTCTGGagcggcgagggtgaggtggttgttggatAAGGGGATCGAGGTTGGGCTGGGGACGGATATGAGCGGGGGGTACTCGCCTAGTGTGCTCGAGGCGGCGAGGCATGCGGTTTTGGTGAGCAGGCATATTTGTATGGATGAGGGGAAGTCGGAAGAGAGGGATAAGTTGagcgtggaggaggttttgtaCCTGGCTACGAGGGGAGGGGCGAAGGttgtggggatggaggacaagattggtgggttggaggtggggatggagtGGGATGCTCAGCTTGTGGGACTTCATGAggtggatgaagaggaggaggaggagggcaatgTCGATGTGTTTGGATGGGAGagttgggaggagaagattgcgAAGTGGGTATATAATGGTGATGATAGGAATACAAAGAAGgtgtgggtgagggggaggttggttcATGAGAGGAAGTGA